In one Bacillus sp. PK3_68 genomic region, the following are encoded:
- a CDS encoding GlsB/YeaQ/YmgE family stress response membrane protein, with protein sequence MGFIMFLIVGGIIGWLAGLILGKDIPGGIIGNIIAGIIGAWIGGALLGDWGPDIGGMAIIPALIGAIILVFVVSFIMKSMSRGRA encoded by the coding sequence ATGGGCTTTATAATGTTTTTAATCGTTGGAGGAATCATCGGCTGGTTAGCCGGACTTATTTTAGGCAAGGACATTCCAGGTGGCATTATTGGTAACATCATTGCTGGTATCATCGGCGCTTGGATTGGTGGTGCACTTCTTGGAGATTGGGGTCCTGACATCGGCGGTATGGCGATAATCCCAGCTTTAATTGGTGCGATCATTCTTGTATTCGTTGTAAGCTTTATTATGAAGAGCATGAGTCGTGGCCGTGCTTAA